The Triticum aestivum cultivar Chinese Spring chromosome 7B, IWGSC CS RefSeq v2.1, whole genome shotgun sequence genome window below encodes:
- the LOC123157624 gene encoding uncharacterized protein, producing MRSLTPPHVPGLWEREELVEVLIRIPPDEPADLIRASLVCKAWCRLLSGHVFRGRYRTLHKTPPVLGFLQSWDDNVERFVPTTKFRPRSPKRRDSFVLDCRHGRVLLGCEWDREDEEEEEEEEEKEEKEVEDVNWKMVVWDPVSGSRTELHNIFGPDSNRANYTATVLCATDGCNHTACNLGPFFVVVAFVSLHDKRLVLASVYSSKTREWTSPASIHIGGVGTLGAYIVARPAVIVGQALHFLLRRDEGICILKYDLVRHRLSVIDPPGLRTLTWNPLLISPDDGGLGVVHLDQHGLCLIWSMEVSRDGEVSWIQVREMDLKTLVPSGNPRTSYSLKLVGCVEGTDIILAITYLGAFRIDLKSLRLRKLSSKPNRGTIEREIFENLFLYMSFNNPPAVASAVAVAETSEAGRRVS from the exons ATGAGGTCGTTGACGCCGCCGCATGTGCCGGGGCTGTGGGAGAGGGAAGAACTCGTGGAGGTCCTGATCCGCATTCCGCCGGACGAGCCGGCGGACCTCATCCGCGCCTCCCTCGTCTGCAAGGCTTGGTGCCGCCTCCTCTCCGGCCACGTCTTCCGCGGCCGCTACCGCACCTTGCACAAAACACCTCCAGTCCTGGGCTTCCTACAAAGCTGGGATGACAACGTCGAGCGCTTCGTCCCGACCACAAAATTCCGCCCCCGCAGTCCCAAGCGTCGGGACAGCTTCGTGCTCGACTGCCGCCATGGCCGCGTTCTTCTTGGGTGTGAGTGGGACAgggaagatgaggaagaggaggaagaggaggaagagaaggaagagaaggaggtggaggatgtCAACTGGAAGATGGTCGTCTGGGACCCAGTGTCTGGGAGCCGGACGGAGTTGCACAACATCTTCGGCCCTGACAGCAACCGCGCAAACTATACGGCCACGGTGCTCTGTGCAACGGATGGCTGCAACCACACTGCCTGCAACTTGGGCCCATTTTTCGTCGTTGTAGCTTTTGTCAGCCTTCATGATAAGAGGCTCGTGTTGGCGTCTGTATACTCATCGAAGACCCGGGAGTGGACCTCGCCGGCCTCTATTCATATCGGCGGCGTTGGAACACTTGGAGCCTACATCGTCGCAAGGCCTGCCGTTATCGTTGGACAAGCGCTCCACTTCCTCCTTCGTCGAGATGAGGGCATTTGCATTCTCAAGTATGACTTGGTTAGGCATCGCCTATCGGTCATTGATCCACCAGGGCTGCGTACATTGACGTGGAACCCTCTCCTCATTTCGCCGGACGACGGTGGGCTGGGTGTCGTCCACCTAGACCAGCATGGGCTATGCCTCATTTGGTCGATGGAGGTGAGTCGTGATGGAGAAGTGTCATGGATTCAGGTTAGAGAAATGGACCTCAAGACACTTGTCCCCAGTGGCAATCCCAGGACCTCATATTCATTAAAGTTGGTTGGCTGTGTGGAGGGCACCGATATCATCCTTGCGATCACATATCTTGGTGCATTCCGAATTGATCTCAAGTCCCTGAGGTTGAGAAAGTTGTCGAGTAAGCCAAATAGGGGCACAATTGAGCGGGAAATATTTGAGAACCTCTTTCTCTACATGAGCTTCAACAATCCACCAG CGGTGGCAAGTGCTGTGGCGGTGGCTGAAACAAGTGAAGCAGGGCGCCGTGTGTCTTGA